One window of Candidatus Methylocalor cossyra genomic DNA carries:
- a CDS encoding NUDIX hydrolase, whose product MIPEPAIGVGALVFDDRGRILLIRRDQEPAVGLWSLPGGRLEPGESLVQCCVREVREETGLTVRPGPIVAVVERRIDPFHYVIVDFLATLAQPGSPPPVPASDASEARWVALPELVRYPLAEGVERVIRAAAGMPPGLGLVDPDGSGRDFLAPSPRIPP is encoded by the coding sequence GTGATTCCGGAACCCGCTATTGGTGTCGGCGCACTGGTCTTCGACGATCGGGGGCGGATACTGTTGATCCGCCGCGACCAGGAACCGGCCGTCGGCCTCTGGTCGCTGCCCGGCGGGCGGTTGGAGCCGGGCGAAAGCCTGGTCCAGTGCTGTGTCCGGGAGGTTCGGGAAGAAACCGGCCTCACGGTCCGCCCCGGCCCCATTGTGGCGGTGGTGGAGCGGCGGATCGATCCCTTTCACTACGTCATCGTCGATTTTCTCGCCACCTTGGCCCAGCCTGGCAGCCCCCCGCCGGTGCCGGCCAGCGATGCTTCGGAAGCGCGCTGGGTAGCCCTCCCCGAGCTGGTACGCTATCCCTTGGCGGAGGGCGTGGAGCGCGTCATCCGGGCAGCGGCGGGCATGCCCCCGGGCCTTGGCCTGGTGGATCCGGACGGCAGCGGCCGTGACTTCCTCGCCCCCTCGCCTAGGATCCCGCCCTGA
- a CDS encoding FmdB family zinc ribbon protein, producing the protein MPIYEYQCKACGHELEVIQKFSDDPLKECPACGVLELTKRVSAAGFRLKGGGWYETDFKAGRDKKKNLADSGGDGKSESAASTEAAKPADAAS; encoded by the coding sequence ATGCCCATTTATGAATATCAATGCAAAGCCTGCGGCCACGAGCTGGAGGTGATCCAAAAGTTTTCCGACGATCCCCTGAAAGAGTGCCCGGCTTGTGGCGTTCTCGAGCTGACCAAGCGGGTGTCGGCGGCGGGATTTCGTCTCAAGGGTGGGGGTTGGTACGAAACCGACTTCAAGGCCGGCCGGGATAAGAAGAAAAATCTGGCCGATAGCGGGGGCGATGGCAAGTCCGAATCGGCAGCCTCGACAGAAGCCGCCAAGCCGGCGGATGCCGCCTCGTAG
- the pqqA gene encoding pyrroloquinoline quinone precursor peptide PqqA, which produces MQWEKPRFTDLRFGFEVTMYIYNR; this is translated from the coding sequence ATGCAATGGGAAAAACCGCGCTTCACCGACCTGCGGTTCGGTTTCGAAGTCACCATGTACATCTATAACCGCTAA
- the pqqB gene encoding pyrroloquinoline quinone biosynthesis protein PqqB, translating into MKVRVLGSGAGGGFPQWNCNCHNCARLRQGSLRGSPRTQSSIAVSSDGAHWVLFNASPDIRTQLEHFPAAYPRHGVRDSGIKAIILIDSQIDHTTGLLTLRESTRPLEIYCSEMVRQDLSTGFPLFPLLEHYCGVNYHPVPLDGSGFTIPGIEDLRFYSHALKSKAPPYSPHRQAPHDGDNIGVIVERISTGRKLYYAPGLGEIEPHVRAAMESADCVLVDGTFWHQDEMERAGVCAKLALEMGHLPQAGPGGMVEVLKALPAARKILIHINNTNPILDEDSAERKTLEAAAIEVAYDGLELDL; encoded by the coding sequence ATGAAGGTTCGCGTGCTCGGTTCCGGTGCCGGTGGCGGATTCCCCCAGTGGAACTGCAACTGCCATAACTGCGCGAGGCTGCGCCAGGGCAGCTTGCGCGGCAGTCCCCGGACCCAATCCTCCATCGCCGTGAGTAGCGACGGGGCCCATTGGGTGCTGTTCAACGCCTCTCCCGATATTCGCACCCAGCTGGAGCATTTCCCGGCCGCCTATCCGCGGCATGGGGTCCGGGACAGCGGCATCAAGGCCATCATCCTCATCGACAGCCAGATCGACCATACCACGGGGCTCCTGACCCTCAGGGAATCCACCCGGCCGCTGGAAATCTACTGCAGCGAGATGGTGCGGCAGGATCTCTCCACTGGCTTCCCTTTGTTCCCCCTGTTGGAGCACTACTGCGGGGTGAACTATCATCCGGTGCCGCTGGACGGGTCCGGCTTCACCATCCCCGGCATCGAGGACCTGCGGTTTTACAGCCACGCCCTGAAAAGCAAGGCGCCGCCCTATTCTCCCCATCGCCAGGCTCCCCACGACGGCGACAACATCGGCGTGATCGTGGAGCGGATTTCCACAGGCCGGAAACTTTATTACGCGCCGGGACTCGGAGAAATCGAGCCACACGTGCGTGCGGCCATGGAGAGTGCGGATTGCGTGCTGGTGGACGGCACTTTCTGGCACCAGGACGAGATGGAGCGGGCCGGTGTCTGCGCCAAACTGGCCTTGGAAATGGGGCATTTGCCCCAGGCGGGGCCGGGCGGTATGGTCGAAGTGTTGAAGGCCCTGCCCGCAGCCCGCAAGATCCTGATCCACATCAACAACACCAATCCGATTCTGGATGAGGATTCGGCGGAGCGAAAAACGCTCGAGGCGGCGGCGATCGAAGTCGCCTACGATGGTTTAGAACTCGACCTGTAG
- the pqqC gene encoding pyrroloquinoline-quinone synthase PqqC, with amino-acid sequence MSEATPWSREEFEAQLRAKEVFYHIHHPYHQLMAEGKLDREQIRGWVANRFYYQINIPVKDAHILANCPDREVRRRWIERIHDHDGFGEEAGGIEAWTRLGEAVGIPRQELWSLKQVLPGVRFAVDAYVNFARQATWQEAACSSLTEMFAPAIHQQRLAGWPDRYPWIEPEGLAYFRKRVTQASRDVEHGLAITLDHFRTRAQQERALEILQFKLDILWSMLDAMWLAYIDRRPPYFNVKA; translated from the coding sequence ATGAGCGAAGCAACACCTTGGAGCCGGGAAGAATTCGAAGCCCAGCTGCGCGCAAAGGAGGTCTTCTACCATATCCACCATCCCTATCACCAGCTCATGGCCGAAGGCAAGCTGGACCGGGAGCAGATCAGGGGATGGGTGGCCAACCGCTTCTATTACCAAATCAACATCCCGGTCAAGGACGCCCATATCCTGGCCAATTGCCCGGACCGCGAGGTTCGACGGCGGTGGATTGAGCGCATTCACGACCACGATGGCTTCGGCGAAGAGGCGGGCGGCATCGAGGCTTGGACCCGGCTCGGCGAGGCGGTCGGCATTCCCCGCCAGGAACTGTGGTCCCTGAAGCAAGTGCTACCGGGGGTCCGGTTCGCGGTGGATGCCTACGTGAACTTCGCCCGCCAGGCCACCTGGCAGGAGGCGGCCTGTTCCTCCCTGACCGAAATGTTCGCGCCCGCCATCCATCAGCAGCGCCTGGCCGGATGGCCGGATCGATACCCCTGGATTGAACCGGAAGGGCTGGCCTATTTCCGCAAGCGCGTGACCCAGGCCAGCCGTGACGTGGAGCACGGCCTCGCGATCACCCTGGACCATTTCCGAACCCGCGCCCAACAGGAGAGAGCCCTGGAAATCCTGCAGTTCAAGCTGGACATCCTGTGGAGCATGCTGGACGCCATGTGGTTGGCCTATATCGACCGCCGGCCGCCCTACTTCAACGTCAAGGCGTGA
- the pqqD gene encoding pyrroloquinoline quinone biosynthesis peptide chaperone PqqD: MALSAEHRYVFSPLHRLQWEEAQQKYVILYPEGLVELNLPAAEILKLCDGTRNLDGIVQELERKFETHGIRDDVAGLLEAALENGWIRTVS, translated from the coding sequence ATGGCCTTGAGCGCCGAACACCGCTACGTCTTTTCGCCCTTGCACCGTCTGCAATGGGAGGAAGCGCAGCAGAAGTACGTGATCCTCTACCCGGAAGGCTTGGTGGAGCTGAACCTTCCAGCGGCGGAGATACTCAAACTGTGCGACGGTACCCGGAACCTGGACGGGATCGTTCAGGAACTGGAGCGGAAATTCGAAACCCACGGCATCCGCGACGACGTCGCGGGGCTCTTGGAAGCCGCCCTCGAAAATGGCTGGATCAGAACCGTATCCTAA
- the pqqE gene encoding pyrroloquinoline quinone biosynthesis protein PqqE encodes MAGSEPYPNGKPRWLLAELTYACPLQCPYCSNPLEFARYRDELSTAEWLRVFSEARALGAVQLGLSGGEPLVRKDLPVLVRHARGLGYYTNLITSGYGLEAGKLRELKEAGLDHIQVSIQAPEKSLNDHLAGTECFENKREVARLVKRHGYPMVLCVVIHRQNIHLMRDILEMAIELEADYLELANTQYYGWAHLNRDQLLPTREQFEEAEAIAQSYKERLKGKMKIYYVVPDFYEQRPKACMNGWGTTFLTIAPDGVALPCHEARSLPGLNCPNVRAHSIEDIWLHSEAFNRFRGFAWMQEPCRSCPEKLKDFGGCRCQAYLLTGDMNATDPVCSLSPRRQLVDAAIDSARRAHQGGDTKPLVFRHSRNSKSLSGRSEGETL; translated from the coding sequence ATGGCTGGATCAGAACCGTATCCTAACGGCAAGCCCCGCTGGTTGCTCGCCGAACTCACCTACGCCTGCCCCCTGCAGTGCCCCTATTGCTCGAACCCCCTGGAGTTCGCCCGTTACCGCGACGAACTGAGCACGGCCGAGTGGCTGCGGGTGTTTTCCGAAGCCCGCGCCCTCGGTGCGGTGCAACTGGGGCTGTCCGGGGGTGAGCCTTTGGTTCGCAAGGACCTGCCGGTCCTGGTGCGGCACGCCCGTGGGCTCGGCTATTACACCAACCTCATTACCTCCGGTTACGGCCTCGAGGCGGGCAAGCTCCGGGAGCTCAAGGAGGCCGGCCTGGACCACATCCAGGTCAGCATCCAGGCGCCCGAGAAGAGCCTCAACGACCACCTAGCCGGCACCGAGTGCTTCGAGAATAAGCGCGAGGTCGCCCGTCTGGTGAAGCGCCACGGCTATCCCATGGTGCTGTGCGTGGTGATCCACCGCCAGAACATCCACCTGATGCGGGACATTCTGGAGATGGCCATCGAGCTTGAGGCCGATTACCTGGAGTTGGCCAATACCCAGTACTACGGCTGGGCCCATCTCAACCGGGACCAATTGCTGCCGACCCGGGAGCAGTTTGAGGAGGCCGAGGCCATCGCCCAGAGCTACAAGGAGAGGCTCAAGGGCAAGATGAAAATTTACTACGTGGTGCCGGATTTCTACGAACAGCGACCGAAAGCCTGCATGAACGGCTGGGGCACCACGTTCCTCACCATCGCGCCGGATGGGGTCGCCCTGCCGTGCCATGAGGCCCGCAGCCTGCCGGGGCTCAACTGCCCCAACGTGCGCGCCCATAGCATCGAGGACATCTGGTTGCACTCGGAAGCCTTCAACCGGTTCCGGGGCTTTGCGTGGATGCAGGAGCCGTGCCGCTCCTGCCCGGAGAAGCTCAAGGATTTCGGCGGCTGTCGCTGTCAAGCCTACCTGTTGACCGGCGATATGAACGCCACCGATCCGGTGTGCAGCCTGTCACCCCGACGCCAGCTGGTGGACGCGGCCATCGACAGCGCCCGCCGTGCCCATCAGGGCGGCGATACCAAGCCGTTGGTGTTTCGCCACAGCCGCAACTCCAAGTCTTTGAGCGGGCGATCCGAGGGCGAGACGCTCTGA